Genomic window (Helianthus annuus cultivar XRQ/B chromosome 3, HanXRQr2.0-SUNRISE, whole genome shotgun sequence):
CTTGGTTCGAACGAAGTGAGGCGTTTGAAGCTATAGAACGGTACCTCAGTGCCAACTCCTCGAAAATGGCTAAAAGGCTCAAAGCAAATGTAGTCAAGGATTGCAAATCTGTTGTCCTGAGCTTGGCTGAGAATGAAGAAGTCACAGACGAGTTCAACGGCATCCGAATCTGGTGGACCTCGAACAAAGACACCCCTGAACAGCGAGCTCTCTTTTCGTATCGTGGTGATGAAGAGAATCGGTTCTACAGGCTCACTTGCAGAAGAGAACACCGTGATATCATCACTAAAGATTATGTGAAACATGTGCTAGATGAGGGGAAGGCTATTGCGGTAAGAACAAGGCAACGCAAGCTCTATACCAACAACAAGACTGAAAAGTGGTCCAGATTCAAGAGAACTATGTGGAGCCACATCATATTTGAGCACCCTTCTACCTTTGATACGCTTGCAATGGATCCCAAAAAGAAGAAGGAGATTTTGAACGATTTAATAACGTTCAGCAAGTCAAAAGACTACTACAAGAAGGTGGGCAAGTCATGGAAGCGAGGATATCTTCTTTATGGTCCACCAGGAACCGGAAAGTCTAGTATGATTGCGGCCATGGCTAACCTTCTCGACTATGATATCTATGATCTTGAATTAGCATCTGTGAAAGACAACACGGATTTGAGGAAGCTCCTGATTGATACATCAACTAAGTCGATAATAGTGATTGAAGATATCGATTGCTCGCTTAATCTTACCGGACAGAGAAAGGAGAAGAAAGAAGAGGGTAAAGAAGATAAGGATCCaattgagaaaaaggttgaagaGGAAGAGGATAAGAAGAAAAAGGGAAGTGAAGTGACTCTATCAGGATTGTTGAACTTCATTGATGGGTTATGGTCAGCTTGTGGTAGTGAGAGGTTGATCATATTCACAACTAATTATGTTGAGAAGCTTGATCCGGCTCTCATTAGGAGAGGACGGATGGATAAGCATATTGAGATGTCCTATTGTTGCTATGAAACGTTTAAGGTTCTTGCAAAGAACTATCTAGATCTTGACTCACACGAATTGTTTGAAACCATCTGCCGGATGTTGGGGGAGACACAGATGACTCCAGCAGATGTTGCCGAAAATTTGATGCCAAAGTCTGATGAAGAGACTCCTGAAATTTGCTTGAACAACTTGATCAAATCTTTGGAGGACGCAAAAGAAGTAGCAAGACTCAAAGCTCTTGAAGATGCCAAGATCAAAGTTGAGGAAGAAGCAGGTAAAAAGAAAGATGAAGATGGTGAAAAGGAACAAAAGATTGATGCAAAGTTAGGTGATGAAGAAGGAAAGAAGGCTAGTGATGCAAAAGAAAATGGTGTGATGCTTGCATGAATACTAAagttgacaaaaaaaaaaaaaaacccatgtaTTAATTATTAGAAGATTAAAATGTGTTATTGTGTGATTGTAAAATATGCACTTTTATTTGTGATACGAATAAATAAAATAATCTATATATTTTGTGatacaaataaataaaacaatatatatataggggagggttatcttgagaacgctaaatattgcgagaaccgtgagaacgaatgaaaaaaccaatcaaaaccaatttttttaatacaaacctcattgtaattaagatacaacatcaaacaaagaatttacaacatcaaataattcatttctcctttcaaaatcactattttttagattttttacacatgtgtaaatataacagatttacacatttgtaaatggcaaacttacacatgtgtaaattttctatatttacgaattcacgtaaatttaaacgtgtaaattaaatttctaacattgtattcgaataataatgataagtgtaaaaagaatttttgaatttgaattgtttttgaccaagttctcgcgattttttcatttgttctcacggttctcacaatatttagcgttctcatttaaaccccccccccctatatatatatatatatatatatatatatatatatatatatatatatatatatatatatttttaagaaagTGTATGCATATTGAAATAGTAGTACAAAATTGATCGGTATGCACACTTATTTATACATTAATTAGTAAAATGCATTGATCTGGTATTTAACATACTGATTTAACTTGATCCtatattttttaagttttttgaAACCATCAGTCGAATGTTAGCGGAGACGAAGATGACTCCAGCAGATGTTGCTGAAAATTTGATGCCAAAGTCTGATGAAGAGACTCCTGAAATTTGCTTGAACAACTTGATCAAATCTTTGGTTTGGATGACGCAAAAGAAGCAGCAAGACTTAAAGCTCTTGAAGATGCCAGGATCAAAGCTGATGAGGAAGCAagtaaaaagaaagaagaaaatggTGAAAAGGAACAAGAGATTGATGCAAAGTTAGCTGATGAAGAAGGAAAGAAGGCTAGTCAAGGATCTGCAGTTGATGCAAAAGAAAACGGTGTTATGAATCCATGAGTACAAAGTTGACCAAGAACCATGCTACCCATATATTTATCTGTAAACTAATTAAAAGTAATCTTTAGTGGAAACATATACTATTGTTTATGTAAGAAGTTAAAattgttggttcagttctgtttaagcatgaaggaaaacatatgaatcatacctgtcaccgcagatagtgcagaggagaatcccgtgagagagttcgacatgcctgtcatcttgaatcggttcctccttagggtgctgactgatgatggtgacttagaaaaccgaaaagggtatcggtttgGAGAGGAGGCCGAAACTAATGATGTTATGATCTAATGGGGTatgaattgtgaaactgagtaacccttaaacctccacataactctccttatataagcacccaggaggaaacctaattagttactaagggtaatatggtccatcaacaattaccaactaattaaataataggttctaatatattttgatctctataatgtaaatgattaagatggctatagattaaatattaaacataataatatttaatcttacattctcccacttagccgagtaatcatttactatgagtattagataagcctgatcaggagttaacactcattttagccttaaacaagtactatagcagagaaatacagccgttgaatcattatgcgactcaggacccccattaatcatactatagccttaatttaaaacctagtcgttatgatcaaaatacgcataagccctttgtttgatttgtaacttttatttgtctatatgccattataccggttgaacatattctaacagacatacaaaatcaaacttgaggaaatttcattaaacataaaacataagctagtacaatatgctcaaataaggtctttacataatcccatattccgaacatgttcttcgtaaaccttaggagggagacctttagtcatcggatccgcaagcatatccttagtactaatatactcgatacaaagattattttcctcaacacgttcacgtacaaatagatatttcgtatcgagatataaaccagctccagtcgaactgttactgttcgagaaactaacggcagctgaattatcacagtaaagcttcaatggtctagaaatggaattaactattttgagtccagtgaccagatttctaatcaacattccatgacaggttgcgttataaacagcaatgtactctgccatcattgtggaagttgtagtcAACTGTTGcttatgactcttccaagagatagggccgcctgctaacataaagatatagcccgaagtggatttcttgtcatctttgcatttggcaaagtcagaatcagaatagcccaccacttctaaatgatcacttcttctataagtcagcttatagtctttcgtcccttgcagatatcgaagtaccttcttagctgctttccagtgatctaggccaggattagtctgataacggcctagcattccagcaatataagcgatatctggacgagtacagacttgagcatacatcaagctcccgactactgatgcgtaaggtatctggctcatttgctccttctcaacctctgttgtcggacactgaaacgaaccgaaaacatctcccttaactactggagcgacggagggtttgcactgttgcatgttataccgtgtaaggacacgatctatgtaggccctttgggataatcctaagatccctttgtttctatctcggtgaatttcgatgccaatgacgtaagatgcatctccgagatccttcatgtcgaagttatgcgagagtaaccgcttcgactcatgcaacatgtctaaactattacttgccaatagaatgtcgtcaacgtaaaggacaagtatagtaaagttgctcccactcatcttgaggtaagtgcattgatccacttgattcttcataaaaccttgcttcttcatgacttcatcaaacttgaggtaccactgacgtgatgcttgttttaacccgtaaatggatttcttcagcttacagactagatgctcctgaccttcaggctcaaagccttcaggttgcttcatgtaaacatcttcgtccaagtctccgttaaggaaagcggttttaacgtccatctgatgcagctctaagtcgaaatgagctactagggccatgacgatccttaatgaatctttacgagagacaggggaaaacgtctcttgataatcaattccctctttctgagtgtagccctttgcaaccaatctcgctttgtagcgttcaacgttaccattcggatccagttttgttttgaacacccatttgcatcctacgggtttgactccgttgggtaattctaccaaatcccaaacgtcatttttcttcatggaatcaagctcatcaatcattgctttattccattcagaagactgatcactgctaatggcttcattgtaagagataggatcatttagctttccgggatccatttcagtcaggtaggtaacataatcatcccaattaggaggccttctttgcctggatgacctcctgagtggattatcgggttcagcgttgtcttggttttgagcgtttgatgtgccttcgtcatgaggtataatgggttctgattgtagaggtgaatttggagttggtgcagtagcttcaggaacaatggttgcattgggtacaagaggagtaatcggagtaatggtaagcgacgagtctctcccccccgcgtcttgtacttcttgcaattcttcgtaagggttggtactgctcccactgaccttgaaatcctccaggaacgcggcacgcttggtttcaacaatacgggtgacatgggaaggacaatagaaacgataacccttagagttctcaggatacccgataaagaaacaggtaactgtcttagggtcaagtttccttaggaaaggattgtaaagttttgcttcagcaatgcagccccatactttcatatatttaagactcggtttccttcctgtccaaagttcataaggagttttagggacagacttagaaggaactctattgagtatatgaacagctgcttttaacgcttcagtccagaggaataatggtaagttagtgttggctaacatactgcgcaccatgttcataagggtacggtttcttctttcagcaacaccgttctgctgaggtgtaccaggcatggtgtattggttcacaatcccctggcccttacaaaactcataaaatggaccaggagcttgacccacatcagtatgtcttccataatactcaccgcctctatctgatctcacaactttaatctgacgatctaattgcttttcaacttcagccttataatctttaaaagttgttagagattcagatttctccttaataagatacaagtacatgtaacgagaataatcgtcaataaaagtgataaatgaagtatgtcctgttatgccagcgatttggtagggaccactaatgtcagtgtgaatgagttctaataaattagaactcctagtggcacctttcttattcgctaatgtcattttacctttaagacatttgacacatgttccaaaatcagagaaatcgagaggaggtaagacttcatcctttacgagacgatttaatcgctcttttgaaatgtggcctaaacgctgatgccacaacatggatgaagtctctaagtctcgtttctcttccatctttgtgagtgattcattaatgttatatgacaacaaagatttggaaaagccatcatctagttctaatctatagagacctccatccagaacaccagtaccataaagaacagaatcataatggatagagagttggcgatgaccatgggaaacaataaaaccgtccatgtctaactttggtcctgatacaaggttccgagttacctcaggaacatataaggtatcataaagtttaatacataaaccagttttcataactaattgtaatgttccaatggccttcacttctaattctcgatcatccccaaccttaagcgttctttggtttctttccagcttccggattgaaaggaatccct
Coding sequences:
- the LOC110930121 gene encoding AAA-ATPase ASD, mitochondrial, translated to MMGEMTLMAVAMSAWAMFMQLFPGQLRGDARRYVNKLVSYVYPYVEITFREFQVDTWFERSEAFEAIERYLSANSSKMAKRLKANVVKDCKSVVLSLAENEEVTDEFNGIRIWWTSNKDTPEQRALFSYRGDEENRFYRLTCRREHRDIITKDYVKHVLDEGKAIAVRTRQRKLYTNNKTEKWSRFKRTMWSHIIFEHPSTFDTLAMDPKKKKEILNDLITFSKSKDYYKKVGKSWKRGYLLYGPPGTGKSSMIAAMANLLDYDIYDLELASVKDNTDLRKLLIDTSTKSIIVIEDIDCSLNLTGQRKEKKEEGKEDKDPIEKKVEEEEDKKKKGSEVTLSGLLNFIDGLWSACGSERLIIFTTNYVEKLDPALIRRGRMDKHIEMSYCCYETFKVLAKNYLDLDSHELFETICRMLGETQMTPADVAENLMPKSDEETPEICLNNLIKSLEDAKEVARLKALEDAKIKVEEEAGKKKDEDGEKEQKIDAKLGDEEGKKASDAKENGVMLA